From one Thalassobaculum sp. OXR-137 genomic stretch:
- a CDS encoding S1C family serine protease translates to MAEDAPNPEHPRQEHLGFDLNHILSAVVGVRCHVPEDAFTASVLGTERSGNGVVIRGDGLVLTIGYLVTEAETIWITDNQGRAFPGTVLAYDQETGLGLVQALGRVDLPAVEMGVSSDVVEGDSVIVVGHGGRRSAINARVIAVREFAGYWEYLLDEAIFTSPAHPNWGGTGLFDQQGRLVGIGSLFIQQSHGDDTPIDGNMIVPIDLLKPIYETMLTSGAAGRIPRPWLGMYCTEVEERLVVAGLADDGPSEAADVQVGDIVEKINGKPVSTLAEMFRRVWAVGPAGADIPITVVREGERLDLTIASVSRGNLLKGPQLH, encoded by the coding sequence ATGGCCGAGGACGCGCCCAATCCCGAACATCCCCGCCAGGAACACTTGGGATTCGACCTGAACCACATCCTGTCCGCCGTGGTCGGCGTTCGCTGCCACGTCCCGGAGGACGCCTTTACCGCGTCCGTCCTGGGGACCGAGCGGTCGGGCAACGGCGTGGTGATCCGCGGCGACGGTCTGGTCCTGACCATCGGCTATCTGGTCACCGAGGCGGAGACGATCTGGATCACCGACAACCAGGGCCGGGCCTTTCCCGGCACCGTCCTGGCCTATGACCAGGAGACCGGCCTCGGCCTGGTCCAGGCGCTGGGCCGTGTCGATCTGCCGGCGGTGGAGATGGGCGTGTCCTCCGATGTGGTCGAGGGCGATTCGGTCATCGTGGTCGGCCATGGCGGCCGTCGCTCGGCGATCAACGCCCGGGTCATCGCCGTGCGCGAGTTCGCGGGCTACTGGGAATACCTGCTGGACGAGGCGATCTTCACGTCGCCGGCCCACCCGAACTGGGGCGGCACGGGCCTGTTCGACCAGCAGGGCAGGCTGGTCGGCATCGGCTCGCTGTTCATCCAGCAGAGCCATGGGGACGACACGCCGATCGACGGCAACATGATCGTCCCGATCGACCTGCTGAAGCCGATCTACGAGACCATGCTGACCAGCGGCGCCGCCGGACGGATCCCGCGGCCCTGGCTCGGCATGTACTGCACCGAGGTGGAGGAGCGGCTGGTGGTCGCCGGTCTCGCCGACGACGGCCCGTCCGAGGCCGCCGACGTGCAGGTCGGGGACATCGTGGAGAAGATCAACGGCAAGCCGGTGTCCACCCTGGCGGAGATGTTCCGCCGGGTCTGGGCGGTCGGCCCGGCCGGGGCCGATATCCCGATCACCGTGGTCCGCGAAGGCGAAC
- a CDS encoding NAD-dependent epimerase/dehydratase family protein — protein sequence MNSVLITGGSGRLGHFVVEAMMSDHRVEVLDVRAPAQDVVYREVDIRDIAAVRSAVRGHDRIIHLAGIDDGVDVPDHTYFEVNVQGTWNLLRAAEEEGVKKVVVASSAASYGFNTGLAPDYLPVDEAHAQRPRRTYDLTKQLMERTAESFARRHAAGGDGIASIVCLRPTLVARPVKVPQMLAELATLAPEDGNPGMTVDAPIYGGLPVLRTYVTSRDAAAAFRAALLADTAPYSVYLIAARDTLGNVETLEFLGRRHGMYPPLYDEGWFNREDASPFDTRAAERDLGWVATDDWSAVIRSVTGDAQ from the coding sequence ATGAACAGCGTTTTGATTACCGGCGGCAGCGGACGGCTGGGACATTTCGTGGTGGAGGCCATGATGTCGGATCACCGGGTCGAGGTGCTGGACGTCCGCGCACCAGCCCAGGACGTGGTCTATCGCGAAGTCGATATCCGCGACATCGCGGCGGTGCGCAGCGCCGTGCGCGGCCACGATCGGATCATCCACCTCGCAGGAATCGACGACGGCGTCGACGTGCCCGACCACACCTATTTCGAGGTCAACGTCCAGGGGACCTGGAACCTGCTGCGCGCCGCCGAGGAAGAGGGCGTGAAGAAGGTCGTGGTCGCCTCCTCGGCCGCCTCCTACGGCTTCAACACAGGTCTCGCCCCGGACTACCTGCCGGTCGACGAGGCCCATGCCCAGAGGCCCCGGCGGACCTACGACCTGACCAAGCAGCTCATGGAGCGAACGGCGGAGAGCTTCGCGCGGCGCCACGCGGCCGGGGGCGACGGGATCGCCTCGATCGTCTGCCTGCGTCCGACCCTGGTCGCCCGGCCGGTGAAGGTGCCGCAGATGCTGGCGGAACTGGCCACCCTGGCGCCGGAGGACGGCAACCCCGGCATGACGGTGGACGCCCCGATCTATGGCGGGCTGCCGGTGCTGCGGACCTATGTGACGTCGCGCGATGCCGCGGCGGCGTTCCGGGCCGCCCTGCTCGCCGACACCGCTCCCTACTCGGTCTATCTGATCGCCGCCCGCGATACCCTGGGCAATGTCGAGACCCTGGAATTCCTCGGCCGCCGGCACGGCATGTATCCGCCGCTCTACGACGAGGGATGGTTCAACCGGGAAGACGCCAGTCCCTTCGACACCCGGGCCGCCGAACGCGATCTCGGCTGGGTGGCGACGGACGATTGGTCGGCGGTGATCCGCTCGGTGACGGGAGACGCTCAGTGA